A single genomic interval of Chryseobacterium paludis harbors:
- a CDS encoding glucose-1-phosphate adenylyltransferase encodes MNRNVISIVLGGGRGTRLFPLTYSRSKPAVPIAGKYRLVDIPISNCLNSGLNKILVLTQFNSASLNSHIKNSFHFDIFSKGFVDILAAEQNVENESWYQGTADAVRQSMKHLEKYDYDYILILSGDQLYQMDFRQMLDYHIEKGGDVTIATIPVNAKDATGFGILKSDEEGNITSFTEKPGFDILGDWKSEVSEKNKHEGKEYLASMGIYIFTKSILKKMFEDGAGDDFGKDIIPNSIGKYTTLSYQYEGYWTDIGTIESFYEANLDLCQDFPQFNLFSSSPIYTRARMLPPSKINGSYVSKAVFGDGCIIMADKIENSVIGNRTRIDKGSTIVNSYVMGSDFYQNTTEIVINDREGRPNMGIGKYCYIEKAILDKNCYIGDNVRIIGGKHLHDGDYETHSVQDGIVVVKKGAVLLPGTHIG; translated from the coding sequence ATGAATCGCAATGTTATTTCCATTGTTTTGGGAGGAGGTAGAGGGACGAGACTTTTTCCATTAACCTATTCAAGGTCAAAACCAGCTGTCCCAATTGCCGGAAAATACAGATTAGTGGATATTCCCATTTCCAATTGCTTGAATTCGGGATTGAATAAGATTTTGGTTTTAACACAGTTTAATTCCGCTTCTTTAAATTCTCATATTAAGAATTCTTTCCATTTTGATATCTTCAGCAAAGGCTTTGTAGATATTCTGGCTGCAGAACAGAATGTTGAAAATGAAAGTTGGTATCAGGGAACAGCAGATGCTGTGCGTCAGTCTATGAAGCATCTTGAAAAATATGATTATGATTATATTTTAATTCTTTCAGGGGATCAGCTTTATCAGATGGATTTCAGGCAAATGTTGGATTATCATATCGAAAAAGGAGGTGATGTTACTATTGCTACAATTCCAGTAAATGCTAAAGATGCAACAGGTTTTGGTATTTTAAAATCAGATGAAGAAGGGAATATTACTTCTTTTACTGAAAAACCGGGATTTGATATTTTAGGGGATTGGAAATCTGAAGTTTCAGAAAAGAATAAACATGAAGGAAAGGAGTATCTGGCATCAATGGGAATCTATATATTTACAAAGAGTATTCTTAAAAAGATGTTTGAAGATGGAGCAGGAGATGATTTTGGAAAAGATATCATTCCAAATTCAATCGGAAAATATACAACTCTGAGCTATCAATATGAAGGCTATTGGACAGATATAGGAACAATTGAGTCATTTTATGAAGCTAACTTGGATCTATGTCAGGATTTCCCACAATTTAATTTATTTTCTTCATCACCTATTTACACGAGGGCGAGAATGCTTCCACCATCTAAAATTAATGGTTCTTATGTAAGTAAGGCTGTTTTCGGGGATGGATGTATTATCATGGCTGATAAAATTGAAAACTCAGTAATTGGAAACAGAACAAGGATAGATAAAGGAAGCACGATTGTAAATTCTTATGTAATGGGTTCTGATTTCTATCAAAATACCACAGAAATTGTAATCAATGACCGGGAAGGCCGTCCTAATATGGGAATTGGAAAATACTGCTATATAGAGAAAGCAATTTTAGATAAAAACTGCTATATCGGAGATAATGTAAGGATAATAGGTGGGAAACATCTTCACGATGGGGATTATGAAACCCATTCCGTACAAGATGGAATTGTAGTAGTGAAGAAGGGGGCTGTTTTGCTTCCTGGGACACATATTGGATAA
- a CDS encoding FEKKY domain-containing protein, with amino-acid sequence MILSCKKEETNNKYFTILGYGLPNMLNIEGRNGIAEKWKIKYVDVAGCEVDQKLMDSVNTENKKTFAELENRYGKDWKVRYDKNVEDFMINKVDVMGILITNKLFRSKLRDYNIEIDNVDKEVKELNDQGLYEVVVVNNNLKYENKACFRVKVDIKKRTVNLIN; translated from the coding sequence ATGATTTTATCTTGTAAAAAGGAAGAAACAAATAATAAATATTTTACTATTTTAGGCTATGGCCTTCCCAATATGTTAAATATCGAAGGAAGAAATGGAATAGCTGAAAAATGGAAAATTAAATATGTTGATGTAGCAGGTTGTGAGGTTGACCAAAAGCTGATGGATAGTGTTAATACTGAAAATAAAAAAACATTTGCCGAACTGGAAAATAGATATGGTAAAGACTGGAAGGTAAGGTATGATAAAAATGTTGAGGATTTTATGATCAATAAAGTAGATGTGATGGGTATCTTAATTACCAATAAATTATTTAGAAGTAAGCTTAGAGATTATAATATAGAAATTGATAATGTAGATAAAGAGGTAAAAGAATTGAATGATCAGGGTTTGTATGAAGTTGTTGTTGTTAACAATAATCTAAAATATGAGAATAAAGCGTGTTTTAGAGTGAAAGTAGATATTAAGAAAAGAACAGTAAACCTAATAAATTAA